A stretch of Oncorhynchus mykiss isolate Arlee chromosome 12, USDA_OmykA_1.1, whole genome shotgun sequence DNA encodes these proteins:
- the LOC110538311 gene encoding tetraspanin-16 translates to MTPVGQADTDSWQQVGLNSSRPKSSGPIKKGRTCKMARHDKLYTWMRYLMLLLCVILVISGFVLLGLGAWIRYGAATFVDVLGPYSSQLIYISYICIGMGSVLSFTGLIGCCGAWKENRFFIMLFFFIVTMLFVAEIIGTIFVLTYRNLVSLVVRDASKNSLMTVYMGPAATDPISTAWNTVMVKFKCCGFENSTVDFKGSVFSTTTGLNYPKTCCVNKTLADCDGITITPSLIQPQSCFGKVITVIREQSVILGSAAGCICMMELSSMILAMVLFVKLGLMRHPW, encoded by the exons ATGACACCTGTTGgccaggcagacacagacagttggCAGCAAGTAGGCCTTAATAGCAGTAGGCCTAAATCGTCTGGACCTATTAAAA AAGGTCGAACTTGCAAAATGGCTAGACATGACAAACTGTACACATGGATGCGGTATTTGATGTTGCTGCTTTGTGTGATACTTGTT aTAAGTGGCTTTGTGCTGCTGGGACTTGGCGCATGGATTAGATATGGAGCAGCTACGTTTGTGGATGTCCTGGGCCCCTACTCGTCTCAGCTCATCTACATCAGCTACATCTGTATTGGTATGGGCTCAGTGCTGTCTTTCACGGGTCTCATCGGCTGCTGTGGGGCTTGGAAAGAGAACCGCTTCTTTATCATGCTG TTTTTCTTCATCGTGACAATGCTATTTGTTGCTGAAATCATTGGGACTATTTTTGTCTTGACGTACCGGAATCTG GTTAGCTTAGTGGTACGTGATGCAAGCAAGAATTCCCTGATGACTGTCTATATGGGCCCAGCGGCAACAGACCCAATCTCAACAGCATGGAACACAGTCATGGTCAAG TTCAAATGCTGTGGTTTTGAGAACTCGACTGTAGATTTCAAGGGCTCTGTGTTCAGTACAACCACGGGTTTGAACTACCCTAAGACTTGCTGCGTGAACAAGACCCTTGCAGACTGTGACGGTATCACCATCACTCCAAGTCTGATCCAACCACAG AGCTGCTTTGGTAAGGTCATCACAGTGATCAGAGAGCAGAGTGTCATCCTGGGATCAGCAGCTGGCTGCATATGTATGATGGAG TTATCCTCCATGATTCTTGCCATGGTTTTGTTTGTGAAGTTGGGGCTCATGAGGCATCCATGGTGA
- the LOC110538310 gene encoding tetraspanin-1: MGCFGFLKVMMFAFNGIIFLAGAAILGVGIWVKVDSGSILGLLKGIKDVPAEMNQILNVGYLLIAVGAVLLIIGFLGCCGAMKESRCMLLLFFVIVLVVFIAEVAGAVVILVFKPLAGELIEKLGTKVVQNIKKDYGENVDVTALWNATMDTLKCCGFYNYTDFTGSPFEIRTHLYPQQCCHGAVFSSCNDTSATITGCFPKFKQLIDENTIGIVAVALGIAALEILAMVVSMTLYCIIGSKSD; encoded by the exons ATGGGTTGCTTCGGATTTCTCAAAGTCATGATGTTTGCTTTTAATGGCATCATCTTT TTGGCGGGCGCTGCCATCCTGGGCGTAGGGATCTGGGTGAAGGTGGACAGCGGCTCGATCCTGGGGCTCCTCAAGGGGATAAAAGATGTTCCAGCGGAGATGAACCAGATCCTAAACGTGGGTTACCTGTTGATTGCTGTGGGGGCAGTGCTGCTGATCATAGGTTTCCTGGGTTGCTGTGGCGCCATGAAGGAGAGCAGGTGTATGCTGCTCCTG TTCTTTGTGATTGTGTTGGTGGTGTTCATTGCAGAGGTGGCTGGAGCAGTGGTTATCCTGGTGTTTAAACCCTTG GCAGGTGAGTTGATTGAGAAACTGGGCACCAAAGTGGTTCAGAACATTAAGAAGGACTATGGAGAAAATGTAGACGTCACTGCTCTCTGGAATGCTACTATGGATACG CTAAAGTGCTGTGGATTCTACAACTATACAGACTTCACTGGCTCTCCATTTGAAATACGCACCCATCTCTATCCTCAACAGTGCTGCCACGGTGCTGTTTTCAGCTCCTGTAATGATACAAGTGCT ACGATCACTGGCTGCTTCCCAAAGTTTAAGCAACTGATTGATGAAAACACTATTGGCATTGTGGCAGTGGCATTGGGAATCGCTGCCCTTGAG ATATTGGCGATGGTTGTCTCCATGACATTGTACTGCATAATAGGCTCAAAGAGTGACTGA